One genomic region from Tachysurus fulvidraco isolate hzauxx_2018 chromosome 14, HZAU_PFXX_2.0, whole genome shotgun sequence encodes:
- the znf692 gene encoding zinc finger protein 692 isoform X1, producing the protein MSSNKEAHRRQRRRELDARRSKFRVRLGSWPESWSKLKDQLGFSLHSELAQFLLDSYSCKVCSPGSGNGNEVISVTVASLDQLILMVHSHSQQCSLTPRLQPDLHRQDVKESLLDPETSTRLSETAELCLTYVCEGEHAFTWSPIHTQRDDDGEQSEQGSAAPLGLRRTRERRMKGAKQDEACGTRSLRSARGKSDDDRSTARFGQGLEMERITSSASGGNEEHEHSCDSNKQVTSSQEGIDASLLASAPEISSEEDFEGRGVTVLQAAVPNSTTRGCERREDAPETCRRSVGARRKACRQRSERDEVSQMSSRRKRKPAPKLILPCEVDGCWKIFSSRQYLNHHMKYQHFQQKTFTCSQPSCGKSFNFKKHLKEHEKLHSDQRDYICEFCARAFRTSSNLSIHRRIHTGEKPLQCEVCGFTCRQKASLNWHMRKHDAERSYQFACEICGRRFEKRDNVTAHRSKSHPDHMTPDLPKEPTANDL; encoded by the exons ATGTCGTCGAATAAAGAGGCTCATCGCAGGCAGCGTCGCAGAGAGCTGGACGCCAGGAGGAGTAAGTTTCGGGTGCGACTCGGGTCATGGCCCGAGAGCTGGAGTAAACTCAAGGACCAGCTGGGTTTCTCTCTCCATTCAGAGCTTGCACAGTTTCTGCTGGACAG tTACTCCTGCAAAGTGTGCAGCCCAGGATCAG GTAATGGGAATGAAGTGATTTCTGTAACCGTGGCTTCTCTGGATCAGCTAATCCTGATGGTCCACAGTCACAGCCAGCAGTGCAGTTTGACCCCGAGACTGCAGCCTGACCTGCACAGACAGGACGTGAAGGAGAGTCTGCTGGATCCTGAAACCTCCACAAGGTTGTCTGAAACGGCTGAACTGTGTCTGACGTACGTCTGCGAAGGCGAACACGCGTTCACCTGGAGTCCGATACACACCCAGAGGGACGACGACGGAGAGCAGAGCGAACAGGGAAGTGCTGCTCCTTTAGGGTTGAGGAGGACCAGAGAACGACGGATGAAAGGTGCGAAACAAGACGAGGCGTGTGGGACGAGGAGCCTGAGGAGCGCAAGAGGAAAAAGTGATGATGATAGAAGCACTGCTAGATTCGGACAAGGCTTAGAGATGGAGCGAATCACCTCGTCAGCCTCAGGAGGAAATGAGGAACATG AACATTCGTGCGACAGCAACAAACAGGTCACAAGTTCACAGGAAGGAATCGATGCGTCTCTTCTGGCCTCGGCTCCAGAGATCAG TAGTGAAGAGGATTTTGAGGGTCGCGGTGTAACAGTGCTACAGGCTGCAGTACCGAACTCCACCACGAGAGGGTGCGAGAGGAGAGAAGATGCTCCTGAGACGTGCAGGAGGAGCGTAGGAGCGAGGAGAAAAGCCTGCAG ACAGCGTTCAGAGAGAGATGAGGTTTCACAGATGAGCAGCAGGAGGAAAAG aaaaCCAGCTCCTAAGCTCATTTTACCCTGCGAGGTCGACGGCTGCTGGAAGATCTTTTCTAGTCGTCAGTACCTCAAT CACCATATGAAGTACCAGCACTTCCAGCAAAAGACTTTCACTTGCTCTCAGCCCTCCTGTGGAAAGTCCTTTAACTTCAAGAAGCACCTTAAAGAACACGAGAAGCTTCACAGCG atcaaCGAGACTACATCTGTGAATTCTGCGCTCGTGCCTTTCGCACCAGCAGCAACCTGAGCATCCACCGCAGAATCCACACAGGAGAAAAACCACTGCA gTGCGAGGTGTGTGGTTTCACCTGCCGTCAGAAAGCATCCCTGAACTGGCACATGCGTAAACACGATGCCGAGCGCAGCTACCAGTTTGCGTGCGAGATCTGTGGCCGCCGCTTCGAAAAGAGGGACAACGTGACCGCACATCGGAGTAAAAGCCACCCAGATCACATGACCCCTGACCTTCCGAAAGAGCCTACAGCCAACGACCTTTGA
- the znf692 gene encoding zinc finger protein 692 isoform X2, whose translation MSSNKEAHRRQRRRELDARRSKFRVRLGSWPESWSKLKDQLGFSLHSELAQFLLDSYSCKVCSPGSGNGNEVISVTVASLDQLILMVHSHSQQCSLTPRLQPDLHRQDVKESLLDPETSTRLSETAELCLTYVCEGEHAFTWSPIHTQRDDDGEQSEQGSAAPLGLRRTRERRMKGAKQDEACGTRSLRSARGKSDDDRSTARFGQGLEMERITSSASGGNEEHEHSCDSNKQVTSSQEGIDASLLASAPEISEEDFEGRGVTVLQAAVPNSTTRGCERREDAPETCRRSVGARRKACRQRSERDEVSQMSSRRKRKPAPKLILPCEVDGCWKIFSSRQYLNHHMKYQHFQQKTFTCSQPSCGKSFNFKKHLKEHEKLHSDQRDYICEFCARAFRTSSNLSIHRRIHTGEKPLQCEVCGFTCRQKASLNWHMRKHDAERSYQFACEICGRRFEKRDNVTAHRSKSHPDHMTPDLPKEPTANDL comes from the exons ATGTCGTCGAATAAAGAGGCTCATCGCAGGCAGCGTCGCAGAGAGCTGGACGCCAGGAGGAGTAAGTTTCGGGTGCGACTCGGGTCATGGCCCGAGAGCTGGAGTAAACTCAAGGACCAGCTGGGTTTCTCTCTCCATTCAGAGCTTGCACAGTTTCTGCTGGACAG tTACTCCTGCAAAGTGTGCAGCCCAGGATCAG GTAATGGGAATGAAGTGATTTCTGTAACCGTGGCTTCTCTGGATCAGCTAATCCTGATGGTCCACAGTCACAGCCAGCAGTGCAGTTTGACCCCGAGACTGCAGCCTGACCTGCACAGACAGGACGTGAAGGAGAGTCTGCTGGATCCTGAAACCTCCACAAGGTTGTCTGAAACGGCTGAACTGTGTCTGACGTACGTCTGCGAAGGCGAACACGCGTTCACCTGGAGTCCGATACACACCCAGAGGGACGACGACGGAGAGCAGAGCGAACAGGGAAGTGCTGCTCCTTTAGGGTTGAGGAGGACCAGAGAACGACGGATGAAAGGTGCGAAACAAGACGAGGCGTGTGGGACGAGGAGCCTGAGGAGCGCAAGAGGAAAAAGTGATGATGATAGAAGCACTGCTAGATTCGGACAAGGCTTAGAGATGGAGCGAATCACCTCGTCAGCCTCAGGAGGAAATGAGGAACATG AACATTCGTGCGACAGCAACAAACAGGTCACAAGTTCACAGGAAGGAATCGATGCGTCTCTTCTGGCCTCGGCTCCAGAGATCAG TGAAGAGGATTTTGAGGGTCGCGGTGTAACAGTGCTACAGGCTGCAGTACCGAACTCCACCACGAGAGGGTGCGAGAGGAGAGAAGATGCTCCTGAGACGTGCAGGAGGAGCGTAGGAGCGAGGAGAAAAGCCTGCAG ACAGCGTTCAGAGAGAGATGAGGTTTCACAGATGAGCAGCAGGAGGAAAAG aaaaCCAGCTCCTAAGCTCATTTTACCCTGCGAGGTCGACGGCTGCTGGAAGATCTTTTCTAGTCGTCAGTACCTCAAT CACCATATGAAGTACCAGCACTTCCAGCAAAAGACTTTCACTTGCTCTCAGCCCTCCTGTGGAAAGTCCTTTAACTTCAAGAAGCACCTTAAAGAACACGAGAAGCTTCACAGCG atcaaCGAGACTACATCTGTGAATTCTGCGCTCGTGCCTTTCGCACCAGCAGCAACCTGAGCATCCACCGCAGAATCCACACAGGAGAAAAACCACTGCA gTGCGAGGTGTGTGGTTTCACCTGCCGTCAGAAAGCATCCCTGAACTGGCACATGCGTAAACACGATGCCGAGCGCAGCTACCAGTTTGCGTGCGAGATCTGTGGCCGCCGCTTCGAAAAGAGGGACAACGTGACCGCACATCGGAGTAAAAGCCACCCAGATCACATGACCCCTGACCTTCCGAAAGAGCCTACAGCCAACGACCTTTGA